A genome region from Colwellia sp. Arc7-D includes the following:
- the plsX gene encoding phosphate acyltransferase PlsX, producing MTLINLTIALDVMGGDQGPHVTLPAAMLALENFPNLHLLLCGDETVIVETLSKKNLYPHPRITIFPTTQVVEMDDKPIFALRHKKQSSMRKALDLVNDEQAQACVSAGNTGALFSMAHFVLKTLPGVERPALISALPSNKPDQHVFMLDLGANVFCDSSVLYQFAIMGSVMAKEVDGIENPKVALLNMGEEDNKGSDHIKQTASYLMANDDINYIGFIEGNDIFTNKADVIVCDGFVGNVALKTCEGVARMVYTQLQEIIKKHFLAQIMGKLLSRPLKRLFKPMNPDQYNGASLIGLRGIVVKSHGNANITAFYTAIIEAITEVERQVPTKIKDKLEQSLCHK from the coding sequence ATTACCTTGATTAATCTAACCATAGCGTTAGATGTTATGGGGGGCGACCAAGGCCCCCACGTAACACTTCCTGCGGCAATGCTCGCACTAGAAAACTTCCCTAATCTTCACTTATTATTGTGCGGTGACGAAACTGTCATTGTTGAAACACTTTCAAAAAAAAATCTTTACCCTCACCCTAGAATAACTATTTTTCCAACAACCCAAGTGGTTGAAATGGACGATAAACCTATATTTGCCCTACGTCATAAAAAACAATCTTCAATGCGTAAAGCGTTAGATCTTGTTAATGATGAACAAGCACAAGCTTGTGTCAGTGCCGGCAATACAGGGGCACTATTTTCTATGGCGCACTTTGTTTTAAAAACCTTACCTGGTGTAGAACGCCCAGCGTTAATTTCGGCATTACCGAGTAATAAACCAGATCAACATGTATTTATGTTGGATTTGGGTGCTAATGTTTTCTGTGATTCAAGTGTATTGTATCAATTTGCGATTATGGGTTCTGTAATGGCAAAAGAAGTCGACGGAATTGAAAACCCGAAAGTTGCGTTATTGAATATGGGTGAAGAAGACAATAAAGGTAGCGATCATATTAAACAAACCGCCAGCTATTTAATGGCGAATGATGATATTAATTATATTGGTTTTATTGAAGGTAATGATATTTTTACTAATAAAGCTGATGTTATTGTTTGTGATGGCTTTGTAGGTAATGTTGCTTTGAAAACATGTGAAGGTGTAGCAAGAATGGTCTACACACAACTACAAGAAATCATCAAAAAACACTTTTTAGCTCAAATTATGGGCAAATTACTGTCTCGACCATTAAAAAGACTCTTTAAACCCATGAACCCCGACCAGTATAACGGCGCAAGTTTGATAGGATTGCGCGGTATTGTGGTGAAAAGTCACGGTAATGCGAATATAACGGCTTTTTATACCGCTATTATTGAAGCGATTACTGAGGTTGAACGACAAGTACCAACAAAAATTAAAGATAAGCTTGAACAGAGCTTATGCCATAAATAA
- the fabG gene encoding 3-oxoacyl-ACP reductase FabG gives MFSLEGKVILVTGASRGIGKAIASQLKALGGNVIGTATSEHGAANISEYLGEGQGLVLNVTDDASISAMFDLIKEKHGSVDILVNNAGITRDNLMMRMKDDEWNDIINTNLTSVFKISKAVLRAMMKKRNGRIINIGSVVGTMGNAGQVNYATAKAGLIGFTKSLAREVASRGITVNTVSPGFIDTDMTQTLTDEQKEGIFAQVPANRLGKPEEIANAVAFLASDSAAYITGETLHVNGGMYMV, from the coding sequence ATGTTTTCATTAGAAGGTAAAGTCATTTTAGTGACAGGCGCAAGTCGTGGTATTGGTAAAGCAATTGCATCACAACTTAAAGCACTAGGTGGTAATGTTATTGGTACAGCAACATCAGAGCACGGTGCAGCCAATATCAGCGAGTATTTAGGTGAAGGGCAAGGCTTAGTATTAAATGTTACTGACGATGCCTCAATCAGTGCTATGTTTGATTTAATTAAAGAAAAGCATGGTTCGGTTGATATATTAGTTAACAATGCTGGTATTACGCGTGATAACTTAATGATGCGCATGAAAGACGATGAATGGAATGATATTATTAATACTAACCTAACGTCAGTCTTTAAAATCAGTAAAGCGGTATTACGTGCGATGATGAAAAAACGTAATGGTCGTATTATCAATATTGGTTCAGTTGTTGGTACAATGGGTAATGCGGGTCAGGTAAATTATGCTACAGCTAAAGCAGGGTTGATTGGTTTTACTAAATCATTAGCCCGTGAAGTAGCTTCTCGTGGTATAACGGTTAACACAGTTTCACCTGGTTTTATTGATACCGATATGACTCAAACATTGACTGATGAGCAAAAAGAAGGCATTTTTGCACAAGTTCCGGCAAACCGTTTAGGTAAACCTGAAGAAATTGCTAACGCTGTTGCTTTCTTAGCATCTGATTCTGCAGCGTATATTACGGGTGAGACATTGCACGTAAATGGTGGCATGTACATGGTTTAA
- the acpP gene encoding acyl carrier protein, giving the protein MSTIEERVKKITIEQLGVSEDEVKVEASFVDDLGADSLDTVELVMALEEEFDTEIPDEEAEKITTVQAAIDYVTANQ; this is encoded by the coding sequence ATGAGTACTATTGAAGAACGCGTTAAAAAAATTACTATTGAGCAACTTGGTGTAAGCGAAGACGAAGTAAAAGTTGAAGCTTCATTTGTTGATGACTTAGGTGCAGATTCTTTAGACACTGTTGAATTAGTAATGGCGTTAGAAGAAGAATTTGATACTGAAATTCCAGATGAAGAAGCTGAGAAAATTACAACAGTTCAAGCTGCAATCGATTACGTTACTGCAAACCAGTAA
- the mltG gene encoding endolytic transglycosylase MltG, which yields MNKKIINLPVIAKRALYTLAASVLFSILAVIVVMLMSEEKAQQPLAIEQNEFITIKPGASFNAFSTLLVNKGWLENNFWLRVYAKFNPQQSKIKSGTYQVAAKTTVSELLNLIVSGKEHQFSITFIEGSTFKQVLAQLAQHPNISHELTDLSPAVVAKKLAIEQDNPEGWLFPETYAFTQNATDISIIKRAYVKMQSALAELWLNRAENLPYNSPYQALIMASIIEKESGKHAEHPRISSVFVNRLNKRMRLQTDPTVIYGLGDRYQGDITYAHLREKTAYNTYKIKGLPPTPIALPGAQALQAALNPELSDYLYFVSNGNGDHIFSTNLADHNRAVNKYQRK from the coding sequence ATGAATAAAAAAATTATTAATTTACCTGTTATAGCCAAAAGGGCACTTTATACTCTAGCCGCATCGGTGTTGTTTAGCATTTTGGCTGTCATTGTTGTCATGTTAATGTCAGAAGAAAAAGCACAACAGCCTTTAGCCATTGAGCAAAATGAGTTTATAACCATTAAGCCAGGTGCTTCTTTTAATGCCTTCTCAACCCTGTTGGTTAATAAAGGGTGGTTAGAAAATAATTTTTGGTTACGTGTCTATGCAAAGTTTAACCCGCAGCAAAGTAAAATTAAGTCAGGTACCTATCAAGTAGCTGCGAAAACAACAGTATCTGAGTTATTGAATTTAATTGTTTCGGGTAAAGAACATCAATTTTCGATTACTTTTATTGAAGGCAGTACATTCAAACAGGTATTAGCCCAGCTTGCACAGCACCCCAATATATCGCATGAACTCACCGACTTATCTCCTGCTGTTGTCGCTAAAAAACTGGCTATTGAGCAGGATAATCCTGAAGGTTGGCTATTTCCTGAAACTTATGCTTTTACTCAAAATGCTACTGATATCAGTATTATTAAAAGAGCCTATGTCAAAATGCAAAGTGCGCTGGCTGAACTGTGGCTCAATAGAGCAGAGAATTTACCCTATAACTCGCCATATCAAGCGCTGATTATGGCGTCTATTATAGAAAAAGAAAGTGGTAAACACGCTGAGCATCCCCGTATTTCATCTGTGTTTGTTAATCGACTAAATAAACGTATGCGCCTTCAAACCGATCCCACCGTTATTTATGGCTTGGGTGATAGATATCAAGGTGATATAACTTACGCTCATTTACGTGAAAAAACCGCTTATAATACATACAAAATCAAAGGCTTGCCGCCAACGCCAATCGCTTTACCTGGTGCTCAAGCTTTGCAAGCTGCTTTAAACCCTGAATTGAGTGATTACTTATATTTCGTTAGTAATGGAAATGGAGATCATATATTTTCCACAAACCTTGCTGATCATAATCGTGCAGTGAATAAATATCAGCGAAAATAA
- the fabF gene encoding beta-ketoacyl-ACP synthase II — translation MRRVVVTGLGMLSPLGNSPESTWQNLLLGKSGISDITHFDTSEYPTRFAGLVKDFDAQDYMARKEAKKMDLFIQYGVAAGVQAIKDSGLEVNEANAQRIGVAIGSGIGGLGLIEENHTKLLKNGPRKLSPFFVPSTIINMISGHLSIMFGMKGPNISIVTACTSGVHNIGHAARMIAYGDADAMVAGGAEKASTTMGMGGFGAARAMSTRNDAPQQASRPWDKDRDGFVLGDGAGVLVLEEYEHAKARGAKIYAELAGFGMSGDAYHMTSPPADGAGAALAMKNAINDAKVDIAKIGYINAHGTSTPAGDIAETNAVKSVFGDLAYDVMVGSTKSMTGHLLGAAGAVEAIFSIQALVNNAVPPTINLDNPDEGCDLDYIAHTARDVNLDYVLCNSFGFGGTNGSLIFKKL, via the coding sequence ATGAGACGCGTTGTAGTTACCGGTCTTGGCATGCTTAGCCCTTTAGGCAATAGCCCTGAATCAACTTGGCAAAACTTACTACTTGGTAAAAGTGGTATTTCTGACATTACGCATTTTGATACTTCTGAGTATCCAACGCGTTTTGCTGGCTTAGTTAAAGATTTTGATGCACAAGACTACATGGCTCGTAAAGAAGCCAAAAAAATGGATTTATTTATTCAATATGGCGTTGCAGCAGGTGTGCAAGCTATCAAGGACTCTGGCTTAGAAGTTAATGAAGCAAATGCTCAGCGAATTGGAGTTGCGATAGGCTCTGGCATAGGTGGTTTAGGTCTTATTGAAGAAAATCATACAAAATTGTTAAAAAATGGCCCTCGTAAGTTATCGCCATTTTTTGTTCCTTCTACCATCATTAATATGATCTCTGGTCATTTATCTATAATGTTCGGTATGAAAGGCCCAAACATCTCTATAGTTACTGCCTGTACTAGTGGTGTACACAATATCGGTCATGCTGCGCGTATGATTGCTTATGGTGATGCTGACGCTATGGTTGCTGGTGGAGCAGAAAAAGCTTCAACTACGATGGGAATGGGGGGCTTTGGTGCAGCACGTGCCATGTCAACGCGTAATGATGCTCCTCAACAAGCTTCACGCCCATGGGATAAAGACCGAGATGGCTTTGTGCTTGGTGATGGCGCAGGTGTACTTGTACTTGAAGAGTACGAGCATGCAAAAGCCCGTGGCGCTAAAATTTATGCAGAGCTAGCAGGTTTTGGCATGAGTGGTGATGCTTATCATATGACTTCACCGCCTGCTGATGGTGCTGGTGCGGCATTAGCAATGAAGAATGCGATCAACGATGCCAAAGTTGATATTGCTAAAATTGGTTATATTAATGCCCATGGTACGTCGACACCTGCAGGTGATATTGCTGAAACTAATGCGGTTAAGTCTGTATTTGGTGATTTAGCTTACGATGTCATGGTAGGTTCTACTAAATCTATGACAGGTCACTTATTAGGTGCTGCAGGTGCTGTTGAAGCTATTTTTAGCATTCAAGCATTAGTCAATAATGCTGTGCCGCCAACCATTAACCTAGATAACCCTGATGAAGGCTGTGATCTAGATTATATTGCTCACACCGCACGCGATGTAAATTTAGATTATGTTTTATGTAACTCGTTCGGATTTGGTGGCACTAACGGGTCATTAATATTTAAAAAACTTTAA
- a CDS encoding nucleoside triphosphate pyrophosphatase has protein sequence MKELVLGSTSPFRKEILNKLNIPFTCAKPNVDETAYENESPIDLVQRLAIEKAKAVAKEFPDALIIGSDQVAMCDGEILGKPHNFENGVKQLQKFSNKTVAFYTGLCVYDSGLDYTTTLIEPFLVHFNELSLSDIENYLHAEQPYNCAGSFKSEGLGICLFKRLEGDDPNSLIGLPLIKLVELLKQHGVDVLAEQAKSL, from the coding sequence ATGAAAGAACTTGTTTTAGGCTCCACATCCCCTTTTCGTAAAGAAATTTTAAATAAACTCAACATTCCTTTTACTTGCGCTAAACCAAATGTAGATGAAACCGCGTATGAAAACGAATCTCCAATTGATTTAGTTCAACGTTTAGCAATTGAAAAAGCTAAAGCTGTGGCTAAAGAGTTTCCTGATGCGCTGATCATAGGCTCAGATCAAGTCGCTATGTGCGACGGTGAAATTTTAGGGAAACCACACAACTTTGAAAATGGAGTTAAGCAATTACAAAAGTTTAGTAACAAAACTGTGGCCTTTTATACTGGGCTCTGTGTATATGATAGTGGTTTAGATTACACCACAACGTTAATAGAACCATTTTTAGTGCATTTTAATGAACTTTCGCTCAGCGACATTGAAAACTATCTTCATGCAGAACAACCTTATAATTGTGCTGGTAGTTTCAAAAGTGAAGGGTTAGGTATTTGTTTATTTAAAAGACTCGAAGGCGATGACCCCAATAGCTTAATCGGATTACCGTTAATCAAACTTGTTGAGTTATTGAAACAACATGGCGTTGACGTTTTAGCCGAGCAGGCTAAGTCGCTATAA
- the tmk gene encoding dTMP kinase, with protein MNKGFMVVFDGSNGAGKTTVINEVEKYISSKGLDIVLTREPGGTNIGEKIRHIILDPTTPEMCDMTELMLFGAGRAQHIQEKIKPALQAGKIVISDRFDAATFSFQHYARGIDLSSIKKINNLALNGFKPDMNIILDLDPVEGLNRVMSRGEGLDRLEDEKLDFLIKARNGYLKQAEEQPERFVIIDASQSKSAVLNDVINVIDTLILKHS; from the coding sequence ATGAATAAAGGTTTTATGGTTGTTTTTGATGGTAGCAATGGTGCTGGTAAAACAACCGTTATAAATGAAGTAGAAAAATATATCTCATCAAAAGGTTTAGATATTGTTTTAACTAGAGAGCCGGGTGGCACAAACATTGGAGAAAAAATCAGGCATATTATTCTTGATCCTACGACTCCAGAAATGTGTGACATGACAGAGCTTATGTTATTTGGTGCAGGACGTGCTCAACATATTCAAGAAAAAATAAAGCCAGCATTACAAGCCGGTAAAATTGTGATTTCAGATCGGTTCGATGCAGCGACATTTAGTTTTCAGCATTATGCGCGTGGTATTGATCTTTCGAGTATCAAAAAAATTAATAACCTAGCACTCAATGGTTTTAAACCTGACATGAATATTATTTTAGATTTAGACCCGGTTGAAGGTTTAAACAGAGTAATGAGTCGTGGCGAAGGATTGGACCGTTTAGAAGATGAAAAGTTGGACTTTCTTATTAAAGCGAGAAATGGTTATCTAAAACAAGCAGAAGAACAGCCAGAACGCTTCGTCATTATTGATGCATCACAATCTAAATCTGCTGTATTAAATGATGTCATTAACGTCATAGATACGTTAATTTTAAAACACAGTTAA
- the yceD gene encoding 23S rRNA accumulation protein YceD — MKNLKLPITIDPSRSAQRKLVCEGYFEVSGMNRLLAVCDAQSEQVQVSANFSVDEVGLVVISGSSSATVALTCQRCTEEFELELKVDFTFSPVKDAEAAAELPSYYDAIELDENGEVNLRELVEDEFLLEIPLIPRHPIKDCQAPSDSVWGELPEELEKPNPFDILKKIK, encoded by the coding sequence ATGAAGAATCTTAAACTCCCGATAACGATAGACCCATCTAGAAGCGCACAGCGAAAGTTAGTGTGTGAAGGATACTTTGAAGTATCTGGGATGAATAGATTGCTTGCTGTGTGTGATGCACAAAGTGAGCAAGTACAAGTAAGTGCTAATTTTAGTGTGGATGAAGTGGGTTTGGTAGTAATATCAGGCAGCTCATCGGCAACGGTTGCATTAACTTGTCAGCGATGTACTGAAGAGTTTGAATTGGAATTAAAGGTAGATTTTACTTTTAGTCCAGTGAAAGACGCTGAAGCCGCAGCGGAGTTGCCGTCATATTATGACGCAATTGAATTAGATGAGAATGGTGAAGTTAACTTGCGAGAGTTAGTGGAAGATGAGTTTTTACTCGAGATTCCATTAATTCCAAGGCATCCAATCAAAGATTGTCAGGCACCGTCTGATAGTGTTTGGGGGGAATTGCCTGAAGAGCTTGAGAAACCGAATCCATTTGATATATTAAAGAAAATTAAATAG
- the rpmF gene encoding 50S ribosomal protein L32, which produces MAVQKSKKSRSRRGMRRSHDAVTATHLSTDPVSGETHRRHHVTADGFYKGVKVINK; this is translated from the coding sequence ATGGCAGTTCAAAAGAGCAAAAAGTCTCGTTCAAGACGTGGCATGCGCCGTTCACATGACGCAGTAACGGCAACGCATTTATCAACAGATCCAGTATCTGGTGAAACTCACCGTCGTCACCATGTAACAGCTGATGGCTTTTACAAAGGTGTTAAAGTAATCAATAAGTAA
- the fabD gene encoding ACP S-malonyltransferase produces MQNNLAFVFPGQGSQSLAMLADFAEHEVVQSTFSEASEALGYDLWQLVQDGPVEKLNQTNFTQPALLTTSVAIWRLWHASSSATPKLLAGHSLGEYSALVCAGVLSLTDAVKLVEKRGEFMQASVPEGVGAMAAIIGLDDEMIIEACAKAANNEVVSAVNFNSPGQVVIAGHKAAVERAGILCKEAGAKRVLPLPVSVPSHCALMKDAAEKLAEEFNNVTFNVPTIPVVNNVDVAAESSVEAIKEALIKQLYSPVRWTETIQYLAQQGIDTAIEAGPGKVLQGLLKRIDKTISCQSVNDNTSLTKALESVE; encoded by the coding sequence ATGCAAAATAATTTAGCGTTTGTCTTCCCAGGTCAAGGTTCACAATCTCTAGCAATGTTAGCTGACTTTGCTGAGCATGAAGTAGTGCAGAGTACTTTCTCTGAAGCATCTGAAGCTCTAGGTTACGACTTATGGCAATTGGTTCAAGATGGACCGGTTGAAAAACTAAATCAAACTAACTTCACTCAACCAGCCTTATTAACAACCAGTGTTGCTATTTGGCGTTTATGGCATGCTTCTTCTTCAGCAACACCTAAACTTTTAGCGGGTCATAGCTTGGGTGAATATTCAGCCCTAGTATGTGCCGGCGTATTATCGTTAACTGATGCTGTAAAGCTTGTTGAAAAACGTGGCGAATTTATGCAAGCTTCAGTACCTGAAGGCGTTGGCGCTATGGCTGCGATCATTGGTTTAGATGATGAAATGATTATTGAAGCGTGTGCAAAAGCGGCTAATAATGAAGTGGTTTCAGCGGTAAACTTTAACTCACCAGGGCAAGTCGTTATAGCAGGGCATAAAGCCGCTGTTGAGCGTGCTGGTATTTTATGTAAAGAAGCGGGTGCAAAACGTGTTTTGCCTCTACCTGTTAGCGTACCGTCACATTGTGCATTAATGAAAGATGCAGCTGAAAAATTAGCTGAAGAATTTAACAATGTTACGTTTAACGTACCTACTATCCCCGTAGTGAATAATGTTGACGTTGCCGCTGAGTCTTCGGTTGAAGCGATAAAAGAAGCACTTATTAAACAATTGTATAGTCCCGTTCGCTGGACAGAAACTATTCAGTATTTAGCGCAGCAGGGTATTGATACAGCGATTGAAGCAGGTCCAGGTAAAGTATTACAGGGGTTGTTAAAACGCATTGATAAAACTATTAGTTGTCAATCAGTTAATGACAACACATCGTTAACCAAAGCATTAGAATCAGTAGAGTAA
- the pabC gene encoding aminodeoxychorismate lyase gives MAICKVTMTSVALSFVDGQLADSIPINDRGLAYGDGCFTTALIIDGEVAMLPQHLNRLVVQSQKLGLPDVDLTTLKVTINNISADIHIGVLKVIITCGSGGRGYSRLGVESAKVIVSVHDYPTNYPQWQKVGISVGISEQKLGINPMLAGLKHLNRLEQVMLRVELDKRPEDDLLACDVNGNVIECCSANVFWLKAGKWHTPMLSTAGVAGLMREKILLNYVDITPANYALTDLNNIDAMFITNAILGIVPVKIFNDHKLDISLVSALQSQCMNTEVNKNE, from the coding sequence ATGGCAATTTGTAAGGTAACTATGACAAGCGTCGCGTTAAGTTTTGTAGATGGACAGCTCGCTGACTCGATCCCGATTAATGATCGCGGGTTAGCCTATGGAGATGGTTGCTTTACCACCGCTTTAATTATTGATGGTGAAGTTGCTATGTTGCCACAACACCTTAACCGGTTAGTTGTACAAAGCCAAAAACTAGGATTACCAGACGTTGATTTAACGACATTGAAAGTCACGATAAATAACATAAGCGCAGATATTCACATTGGTGTTCTAAAAGTTATTATTACGTGTGGAAGTGGTGGACGAGGCTATTCACGCTTGGGTGTTGAAAGCGCAAAAGTGATTGTATCTGTGCACGACTATCCAACAAACTATCCTCAATGGCAAAAAGTCGGAATATCTGTTGGCATTAGTGAACAAAAACTGGGTATTAACCCGATGCTTGCAGGCTTAAAACATTTAAATCGTTTAGAGCAAGTGATGTTAAGAGTAGAACTTGATAAACGCCCAGAAGATGATTTACTTGCTTGTGATGTAAATGGCAATGTAATTGAATGTTGCAGCGCTAATGTATTTTGGTTAAAAGCAGGGAAATGGCATACACCCATGTTATCAACCGCTGGTGTTGCAGGCTTAATGCGTGAAAAAATATTATTAAATTATGTCGATATTACGCCTGCTAATTACGCTTTAACTGATTTGAATAATATTGATGCCATGTTTATAACCAACGCTATTTTAGGTATAGTGCCCGTTAAGATTTTTAATGATCATAAATTAGATATTTCATTGGTTTCAGCCCTACAAAGCCAATGCATGAATACTGAAGTTAACAAAAATGAATAA